From the Pseudomonas putida genome, one window contains:
- a CDS encoding LysE family translocator — MPAMLASADLLTAFVLFAFVSSITPGPNNTMLLASGVNFGVRRSIPHAMGISVGFMVMVLAVGLGLGEVFKAWPPLYTVLRYTGAAYLLYLAWKIATSGPLGGDSPGARKPLGFWGAAAFQWVNPKAWVMAVGAITTYTPAQGYVMNVVVIAALFALVNLPSVGVWVMFGSALRNLLQNPRWLMLFNVLMALLLVISLYPLLFVESAFS, encoded by the coding sequence ATGCCTGCCATGCTTGCCTCTGCCGACCTGCTGACCGCCTTCGTACTGTTTGCCTTCGTTTCCTCGATCACACCGGGGCCCAACAACACCATGCTGCTGGCCTCGGGCGTGAACTTCGGCGTGCGCCGTTCGATCCCGCATGCCATGGGCATCAGTGTCGGCTTCATGGTCATGGTGCTGGCGGTGGGCCTGGGCCTGGGCGAGGTGTTCAAGGCCTGGCCGCCGCTGTACACCGTGTTGCGTTATACCGGTGCGGCCTACTTGCTGTACCTGGCCTGGAAGATCGCCACCTCAGGGCCGCTCGGCGGCGACTCGCCGGGCGCGCGCAAGCCGCTGGGGTTCTGGGGCGCAGCGGCATTCCAGTGGGTCAACCCCAAGGCCTGGGTGATGGCGGTGGGGGCAATCACCACCTACACGCCGGCCCAGGGCTATGTGATGAATGTGGTGGTGATCGCTGCGCTGTTCGCCCTGGTCAACCTGCCCAGCGTCGGCGTCTGGGTGATGTTCGGCAGCGCCCTGCGCAACCTGCTGCAGAACCCGCGCTGGCTGATGCTGTTCAATGTCCTGATGGCCTTGCTGCTGGTGATTTCACTCTACCCGCTGCTGTTTGTAGAATCGGCGTTTTCATGA